A single window of Oceanococcus atlanticus DNA harbors:
- a CDS encoding YciI family protein translates to MWYAITALDVPNSLAKRLAARPDHLARLQDLKADGRLLLAGPFPAVDASDPGELGFEGSLIVAEFNDIESARAWADDDPYRHAGVYAEVSVRPFKPVLP, encoded by the coding sequence ATGTGGTATGCGATCACCGCGCTGGATGTGCCCAACAGCCTGGCCAAGCGCCTAGCCGCACGCCCGGATCATCTGGCCCGCCTGCAGGACCTCAAAGCCGACGGCCGCTTGTTGCTGGCCGGGCCGTTCCCGGCTGTGGATGCCAGCGACCCCGGCGAGCTGGGTTTTGAAGGCAGCCTGATCGTGGCCGAATTCAACGACATTGAATCGGCCCGCGCCTGGGCTGACGATGACCCTTATCGCCATGCCGGCGTGTACGCCGAAGTCAGTGTGCGCCCGTTCAAACCGGTGCTGCCATGA
- a CDS encoding BolA family protein codes for MSDRVERIRALLEQAFAPTELDIRDDSHLHVGHAGARGGAGHYSVSIRAAAFAGKKPLEAHRMVYAAVDEMMGSEIHALSISARAQ; via the coding sequence ATGAGTGATCGTGTTGAGCGCATACGCGCGCTGCTCGAGCAGGCCTTCGCCCCCACCGAACTGGACATCCGCGACGACAGCCACCTGCATGTCGGCCATGCCGGCGCCCGTGGTGGTGCTGGCCACTACAGTGTGAGCATTCGTGCTGCGGCATTTGCCGGCAAAAAGCCGCTCGAAGCCCACCGCATGGTCTACGCTGCGGTGGACGAGATGATGGGCAGCGAGATTCATGCCCTGTCGATTTCCGCACGCGCGCAATGA
- a CDS encoding MipA/OmpV family protein: protein MSRGCLGALLLLTSLCTSAATEPTLPDADSGHFRWDAGLGLASLSFPAYRGSKVREVLALPVPIVSFSSKHLSLSRDGAKLDVYDTRRVRFNLSAAGSLPVDSDDVPLREGMPDLNPSIELGPVLIIALPCWSGWTCVQETLARGVIASDFEQIETIGWTLQPRLNLRRSAPATQRHRHDWELTAGPVYATRRYHDYFYTVEAPYATAERPAYAARSGFSGWRFSATHVYQFGDFGIYSYVSYDNLRDSAFADSPLLETKDYILGGIMMRWTLWGSHLKR from the coding sequence ATGAGCCGAGGCTGCCTCGGAGCACTGCTGCTGCTCACGAGCCTGTGCACATCCGCAGCCACCGAACCGACCCTGCCTGACGCTGACAGCGGTCACTTTCGCTGGGACGCCGGGCTCGGGCTGGCCAGCCTCAGCTTTCCTGCCTATCGCGGCTCCAAGGTGCGTGAGGTGCTGGCCCTGCCGGTGCCCATCGTCTCGTTCAGCAGCAAGCATTTAAGCCTCAGCCGTGATGGCGCCAAGCTTGATGTCTACGACACCCGGCGCGTGCGCTTCAACCTCTCAGCAGCCGGATCCCTGCCGGTCGACAGCGACGATGTGCCGCTGCGCGAAGGCATGCCCGACCTCAACCCCAGCATCGAACTTGGGCCTGTGCTCATTATTGCGCTGCCCTGCTGGAGTGGCTGGACCTGCGTGCAGGAAACCCTGGCGCGCGGTGTGATCGCATCGGATTTCGAGCAGATTGAAACCATAGGCTGGACGTTGCAGCCACGGCTCAATCTCAGACGCAGCGCCCCGGCCACACAGCGCCACCGTCACGATTGGGAACTGACTGCCGGACCGGTCTACGCAACGCGCCGCTACCACGACTACTTCTATACTGTCGAAGCGCCTTATGCGACCGCCGAGCGCCCGGCCTACGCCGCGCGCAGCGGCTTCAGCGGCTGGCGTTTTTCCGCCACCCATGTTTACCAGTTCGGCGATTTCGGGATTTACAGCTACGTCTCGTATGACAATTTGCGCGACAGCGCATTCGCCGACAGCCCGCTGCTGGAAACCAAGGACTACATTCTGGGCGGCATCATGATGCGCTGGACCCTGTGGGGCTCGCATCTGAAGCGCTGA
- the ligA gene encoding NAD-dependent DNA ligase LigA, with protein MTAIPTAARKRAAELADQLREHDHRYYVLDDPQLDDANYDALRRELEQLEARYPELRTADSPTQRVGAPPDNAFAAVVHRQPMLSLANCFSDDELDDFLERVRKAMGTLPLFGAEPKFDGLAVSLVYEEGVLVSGATRGDGREGEDVTANLRTVGSVPLRLQGAAPPVLEVRGEVVMPRSGFAELNSRLEAQGEKTYVNPRNAAAGALRQLNPQVTAQRPLKFFAYAVGDSQGVFEGEHGLTRNNQVMAALAEWGFVVTQLRQDCADRDALLAYYQRIGELRDSLDFDIDGVVYKVDDLAVRDELGQVARAPRWAIAHKFPAEEATTRLRAVEFQVGRTGALTPVARLEPVFVGGVTVSNATLHNMDEVARKDVRVGDTVVVRRAGDVIPEVARVVLDKRPDDAAKIELPQACPVCDSPVTRIEGEAVARCTGSLSCDAQLRESLKHFASRRAMDIEGLGDKLIDQMAELGLLKSPADIYRLSEEQVAALPRMAEKSASNLIAAIRRSAQTSFARFLFALGIRDVGEVTAAQLAEDFAELPALMAADLERLQQVPDVGTVVAGRIRDFFDDEHNRAIIARLVDPDDCAIHWPTPQKPASGGPLDGQQFVITGTLEGMSRDQAKARIIAAGGKVSGSLSGKTDFLLAGEKAGSKLAKAQKLGVPVLDLAALEKMLASD; from the coding sequence ATGACTGCTATCCCCACGGCGGCGCGCAAGCGAGCCGCCGAGCTGGCGGATCAGTTGCGCGAGCACGATCACCGCTATTACGTGCTGGATGATCCGCAGCTGGACGACGCCAACTACGATGCCTTGCGCCGCGAACTGGAGCAGCTCGAAGCGCGCTACCCCGAGCTGCGCACGGCGGATTCACCGACCCAGCGGGTTGGGGCGCCACCGGATAATGCTTTTGCCGCCGTGGTGCATCGTCAGCCCATGTTGTCGCTGGCCAACTGCTTCAGTGACGACGAGTTGGATGACTTCCTGGAGCGCGTACGCAAGGCCATGGGGACCTTGCCCTTGTTTGGCGCCGAGCCCAAGTTTGATGGCCTGGCCGTAAGCCTGGTCTATGAAGAGGGTGTGCTGGTCAGCGGCGCCACACGCGGTGACGGGCGTGAGGGCGAGGATGTGACGGCCAATTTGCGCACTGTGGGGTCGGTGCCCCTGCGCCTGCAGGGCGCGGCGCCCCCCGTGCTTGAGGTGCGCGGTGAAGTGGTCATGCCGCGCAGCGGCTTTGCCGAGTTGAATTCACGCCTGGAAGCCCAAGGCGAAAAGACCTACGTGAACCCGCGCAATGCCGCAGCTGGCGCATTGCGTCAGCTCAATCCGCAGGTGACAGCGCAGCGACCGCTCAAGTTTTTTGCCTATGCGGTCGGTGACAGTCAGGGCGTGTTTGAGGGTGAGCACGGTCTCACACGCAATAATCAGGTCATGGCAGCGCTGGCTGAATGGGGCTTCGTGGTCACGCAGCTGCGTCAGGATTGTGCCGATCGCGATGCCTTGCTGGCCTACTATCAGCGTATCGGCGAACTGCGTGACAGCCTCGATTTCGACATCGACGGTGTGGTCTACAAGGTCGATGATCTGGCAGTGCGAGACGAGCTTGGCCAGGTTGCGCGGGCACCGCGCTGGGCCATTGCGCACAAATTTCCGGCCGAGGAAGCGACCACGCGCTTGCGCGCGGTGGAGTTCCAGGTTGGGCGTACCGGCGCGCTGACGCCGGTTGCCCGTCTGGAGCCTGTGTTTGTCGGCGGCGTGACCGTGTCCAATGCCACTTTGCACAATATGGACGAGGTGGCGCGCAAGGACGTACGCGTGGGTGACACCGTGGTGGTGCGCCGGGCCGGGGATGTGATTCCCGAAGTTGCCCGGGTGGTGCTCGACAAGCGCCCTGATGACGCTGCCAAGATCGAGCTGCCGCAGGCTTGCCCGGTGTGTGATTCACCGGTGACGCGTATCGAGGGAGAAGCGGTTGCACGCTGCACCGGCAGTCTGAGTTGCGATGCGCAACTGCGAGAAAGCCTCAAGCATTTTGCCTCGCGCCGCGCCATGGACATCGAGGGTCTGGGCGACAAGCTGATCGATCAAATGGCCGAACTGGGTTTGCTGAAAAGTCCCGCCGATATCTATCGCCTCAGCGAAGAACAGGTGGCGGCCTTGCCGCGCATGGCCGAGAAATCAGCCAGCAATCTCATTGCAGCGATTCGGCGCAGTGCCCAGACCAGCTTTGCACGTTTTCTGTTCGCGCTGGGCATCCGCGATGTGGGCGAGGTAACTGCGGCCCAGCTGGCCGAGGATTTCGCTGAACTGCCGGCCTTGATGGCGGCGGACTTGGAGCGGCTGCAGCAGGTGCCGGATGTGGGCACGGTGGTGGCCGGACGTATTCGGGACTTCTTCGATGATGAGCACAACCGGGCGATCATTGCCCGGCTGGTTGATCCCGATGATTGCGCGATCCACTGGCCGACGCCGCAAAAGCCTGCGTCCGGTGGCCCGCTGGATGGCCAGCAGTTCGTGATCACCGGCACGCTGGAGGGCATGAGCCGTGATCAGGCCAAAGCGCGCATCATCGCCGCCGGTGGCAAGGTCAGCGGTTCGCTGTCGGGCAAGACCGACTTTCTGCTGGCCGGGGAAAAGGCCGGTTCGAAGCTGGCCAAGGCGCAAAAGCTGGGGGTGCCGGTGCTCGATCTGGCCGCGTTAGAGAAGATGCTGGCAAGCGACTGA
- a CDS encoding cell division protein ZipA — protein MNEMQWALLVIGVIVVVGVYLHARRQAAKQAVWNNKRRREGQEEDQLDFFKSDSASFDEFGVGKARPRDAGQPDESVAVEDPVSGESTDEFGGLFVISVHRSDLSHMDGEALHQALESCGLQFGAHDVFHRFSPNGERVFSVTSMVKPGFLIPEEKHELHTPGVSLFLQLPGSMDGEAAFDDLLTTAQTLADRLDATLLDRQRQPLTTDMIARMREASATYTAQ, from the coding sequence ATGAATGAGATGCAGTGGGCACTCCTCGTCATCGGCGTGATCGTCGTGGTGGGGGTGTATCTTCATGCCCGACGCCAGGCTGCCAAGCAGGCCGTTTGGAACAACAAGCGGCGGCGCGAAGGACAGGAAGAGGATCAGCTCGATTTCTTCAAGAGCGACAGCGCCTCCTTCGACGAATTCGGCGTGGGCAAAGCGCGTCCGCGTGACGCCGGTCAGCCGGACGAGTCGGTGGCGGTGGAAGATCCAGTCAGCGGTGAGAGTACCGACGAGTTTGGCGGTCTTTTCGTGATATCGGTCCACCGCAGCGACCTCAGTCACATGGATGGCGAGGCGCTGCATCAGGCGCTGGAAAGCTGCGGCCTGCAGTTCGGCGCTCACGATGTGTTTCACCGCTTCAGCCCGAACGGCGAGCGTGTGTTCTCGGTCACGTCGATGGTTAAGCCGGGCTTTCTGATCCCGGAAGAGAAACATGAGCTGCACACCCCGGGCGTGAGCCTGTTCCTGCAGCTGCCGGGCAGCATGGATGGCGAGGCCGCATTTGATGATCTGCTGACCACCGCGCAGACCCTGGCCGATCGTCTCGACGCCACCTTGCTGGATCGTCAGCGCCAGCCTTTGACCACAGACATGATCGCGCGGATGCGCGAGGCCAGCGCCACCTACACCGCGCAATAA
- the smc gene encoding chromosome segregation protein SMC produces MRLSAIRLAGFKSFVDKTQLTLTSNLTAVVGPNGCGKSNLIDAVRWVLGESSAKQLRGAALSDVIFNGSRTRKPVGRAMIELVFDNSDATIEGPYAQYGEIAVRRELSRDGGSQFYINGTRCRRKDITELFLGTGLGGRSNYAIIEQGTVSRLIEAQPEELRQMLEESAGISRYKEKRRETEIRIRHTRENLDRLEDLLGEIDERLSKLQRQAAAAQRFKQYKQDQRRLRRQLLGLRWRELETEHAAARERLQTCQQQLDQAEARLKDAIVARKQTADAAEQSNQETQAVQARYYEAEAALGRAEQELKHAQEMIRLRDKEAQDLRSESERLLAQFKERDERGRELGAQLTVLQQTLADAQQELATLESGLAQAEQHAADEQRALETLRDALQKPRTVAATEKVRLEQLGRQLERTQARATQCEQDLAAIDVSEVEQQITAAEQAMQAASAALEDADVRAAQAVQQVEQARRERGDSDAALHEARKQAQSVHARLAALTAEQARALGDDDKSDTRWLADKGWSQAQPLARVMRVQPGWEDAAEAVLGPWLQAPCIDGQLALISDDEAQPARLIELDDASWQAPEGSLAAQVEGPLAIRKLLATVFTAASPAAAQTQLATLAAGHSVVTAQGHMLWPGLSHRRKGQQADGVLLRERLLAEARDENSAAQQAAEQAHQQQQAAVEQLKQSEQAQQQALQALDQARRQHAEARSVSQRLSEKKSTLEQRRQQRSEELAEVGKLLDELRRDRDQAEKLLEASRGELEALERQERAQLEKSDAARKALQDARHRQQDLQRQLDSSRERRAALSSELAAAQAARDALDARRKDVEQNLAASQQNQDSIQTPLPALQDAVAAASKAREAATEALKTSRQTQELSVSKAREAAAAVHQCEQASQNVRARLQEMQLGEQRLLARRDGLEEQVREAGARLDDIIAELDESMQARACEEELEKLDSRIQRLGAVNLAAVEEYDEEKQRADHLRAQEADLVEALDKLEDAIRQIDKETRARFRATFESVNERFKARFPKLFGGGEAYLELTGEDVLDAGVRVMARPPGKRNATIQLLSGGEKAMTAVALVFALFELNPAPFCMLDEVDAPLDDANVVRYCEVVREMSEQVQFIIVTHNKVTMELADQLNGVTMQEPGVSRLVSVDVQQAVALAG; encoded by the coding sequence ATGCGCCTGAGCGCTATCCGGCTGGCCGGATTCAAGTCCTTTGTAGACAAGACTCAGCTGACCCTGACCAGCAACCTGACCGCTGTGGTCGGGCCGAACGGGTGTGGCAAGTCGAATCTGATCGACGCCGTGCGTTGGGTATTGGGTGAATCCAGCGCCAAGCAGCTGCGTGGCGCCGCGCTGTCGGATGTGATCTTCAACGGTTCGCGCACGCGCAAGCCGGTTGGGCGCGCCATGATCGAGCTGGTGTTCGACAACAGTGACGCGACCATTGAAGGGCCCTACGCGCAGTACGGCGAAATTGCCGTGCGTCGTGAGCTGTCGCGTGATGGCGGCTCGCAGTTCTATATCAACGGCACACGTTGTCGGCGCAAGGACATCACCGAGTTGTTCCTGGGCACCGGTCTGGGCGGCCGCTCCAACTACGCCATCATCGAGCAGGGTACGGTTTCGCGCCTGATTGAGGCGCAGCCCGAAGAACTGCGCCAGATGCTGGAAGAGTCGGCCGGGATCTCGCGCTACAAGGAAAAGCGCCGGGAGACCGAAATCCGCATTCGGCACACGCGGGAAAACCTTGATCGCCTGGAAGATCTGCTGGGCGAGATCGATGAACGTTTGAGCAAACTGCAGCGCCAAGCTGCGGCGGCCCAGCGCTTCAAGCAGTACAAGCAGGATCAGCGGCGTTTGCGTCGCCAGTTGCTGGGCCTGCGCTGGCGCGAACTGGAAACCGAACACGCCGCAGCGCGTGAACGTTTGCAGACCTGCCAGCAGCAGCTGGATCAGGCCGAAGCGCGGCTCAAGGATGCCATCGTGGCGCGCAAGCAGACCGCCGATGCCGCCGAGCAGAGCAACCAGGAGACCCAGGCGGTTCAGGCCCGCTATTACGAGGCTGAAGCCGCACTTGGGCGCGCCGAGCAGGAACTCAAGCACGCCCAGGAAATGATTCGCCTGCGCGACAAGGAAGCGCAGGACCTGCGCAGCGAAAGTGAGCGGTTGCTGGCCCAGTTCAAGGAGCGCGACGAGCGTGGGCGTGAACTCGGCGCCCAGCTGACCGTGCTGCAACAGACGTTGGCTGATGCCCAGCAGGAACTGGCCACCCTGGAATCCGGCCTGGCCCAGGCTGAGCAGCATGCGGCCGATGAACAGCGCGCGCTGGAAACCCTGCGCGATGCCCTGCAGAAACCGCGCACCGTCGCGGCCACAGAAAAGGTGCGTCTGGAGCAGCTGGGGCGGCAACTGGAGCGTACCCAGGCGCGCGCAACTCAGTGCGAACAGGATCTCGCGGCCATCGACGTGAGTGAGGTCGAGCAACAAATCACCGCCGCTGAGCAGGCCATGCAGGCCGCATCGGCGGCCCTGGAAGATGCCGACGTGCGTGCTGCTCAGGCCGTTCAGCAGGTCGAGCAAGCGCGCCGTGAGCGGGGTGACAGCGACGCTGCTTTGCACGAGGCGCGCAAGCAGGCGCAGAGTGTTCATGCACGTCTGGCCGCGCTCACTGCGGAGCAGGCGCGGGCGCTGGGTGACGATGACAAATCAGATACGCGCTGGCTGGCCGACAAGGGCTGGTCGCAGGCGCAGCCGCTGGCACGGGTGATGCGCGTACAGCCGGGCTGGGAAGACGCCGCTGAAGCGGTGCTTGGTCCGTGGCTGCAAGCGCCTTGCATTGATGGACAGCTGGCCCTGATCAGCGATGACGAGGCCCAGCCGGCCCGCCTGATCGAACTCGACGATGCCAGCTGGCAGGCCCCGGAGGGTTCGCTGGCGGCGCAGGTCGAAGGTCCGTTGGCCATCCGCAAGCTGCTCGCGACCGTGTTCACGGCGGCATCACCAGCCGCCGCACAAACGCAGCTGGCGACTTTGGCCGCCGGGCACAGCGTGGTCACGGCGCAGGGCCATATGCTGTGGCCGGGTTTGAGTCATCGCCGCAAAGGCCAGCAGGCCGATGGTGTACTGCTGCGTGAGCGTCTGCTGGCCGAAGCGCGTGATGAGAACAGCGCGGCGCAGCAGGCCGCCGAGCAGGCGCATCAGCAGCAACAGGCTGCGGTGGAGCAGCTCAAACAATCCGAGCAGGCCCAGCAGCAGGCGCTGCAGGCGCTGGATCAGGCGCGGCGCCAGCATGCTGAGGCGCGCAGCGTGAGTCAGCGTCTGAGCGAGAAGAAAAGCACGCTGGAGCAACGTCGTCAGCAGCGCAGCGAAGAGCTGGCCGAGGTTGGCAAGTTGCTCGACGAGCTGCGCCGTGACCGTGACCAGGCTGAGAAATTGCTGGAGGCCAGTCGGGGTGAGCTGGAGGCGCTGGAGCGGCAGGAGCGTGCGCAACTGGAAAAAAGCGACGCTGCGCGCAAGGCATTGCAGGATGCGCGGCATCGTCAGCAGGATTTGCAGCGTCAGCTCGACAGTTCGCGTGAGCGTCGTGCGGCATTGAGCAGCGAACTGGCTGCGGCCCAGGCGGCGCGCGATGCGCTGGATGCGCGCCGCAAGGATGTCGAACAGAATCTGGCCGCATCGCAGCAAAACCAGGACAGTATCCAGACCCCGTTGCCGGCCTTGCAGGACGCGGTTGCAGCTGCCAGCAAAGCCCGGGAGGCGGCAACCGAGGCCCTCAAAACCTCGCGTCAGACTCAGGAGCTGAGCGTGAGCAAGGCACGTGAGGCCGCTGCCGCAGTGCATCAGTGCGAGCAGGCCTCACAGAACGTACGCGCTCGTTTGCAGGAAATGCAGCTGGGCGAGCAGCGTCTGCTGGCGCGGCGCGATGGGCTGGAAGAACAGGTTCGCGAGGCCGGTGCACGGCTCGATGACATCATCGCCGAACTGGATGAGAGCATGCAGGCACGCGCCTGTGAGGAAGAGCTCGAGAAACTGGACAGCCGTATTCAGCGGCTTGGCGCCGTCAATCTGGCTGCGGTCGAGGAATACGACGAAGAAAAGCAGCGGGCCGATCATCTGCGCGCTCAGGAAGCGGATCTGGTCGAGGCCCTGGACAAGCTGGAGGATGCAATCCGGCAGATCGACAAGGAAACCCGGGCGCGCTTCCGGGCCACGTTCGAGTCGGTCAACGAGCGCTTCAAAGCGCGTTTCCCCAAACTGTTTGGTGGTGGTGAGGCCTATCTCGAGCTGACTGGCGAAGATGTTCTGGATGCTGGTGTGCGGGTGATGGCGCGGCCGCCCGGCAAGCGCAACGCCACCATCCAGCTGCTTTCCGGTGGCGAAAAAGCCATGACCGCAGTGGCGCTGGTTTTTGCCCTGTTCGAACTCAACCCGGCCCCGTTCTGCATGCTGGATGAGGTTGATGCGCCGTTGGATGACGCCAATGTCGTGCGTTATTGCGAGGTGGTGCGCGAGATGTCCGAGCAGGTACAGTTTATTATCGTGACCCATAACAAGGTCACCATGGAGCTGGCCGACCAGCTCAATGGCGTGACCATGCAGGAACCCGGCGTGTCGCGTCTGGTCAGTGTCGACGTGCAACAGGCCGTGGCGCTGGCGGGATAA
- the queF gene encoding preQ(1) synthase, with translation MSTRPSKTLETFPNPKPERDYVISMRMPEFTCLCPKTGQPDFATLYLDFIADELCVELKALKLYLWSFRDEGAFHEDVTNRIADDLVAAINPRYLRLKAEFYVRGGIYTTVVAEHRKAGWTPAPRVDLPA, from the coding sequence ATGTCCACTCGCCCGTCCAAAACCCTCGAAACCTTCCCCAATCCGAAGCCTGAGCGCGACTATGTGATCAGCATGCGCATGCCGGAATTCACCTGCCTGTGCCCCAAGACCGGTCAGCCGGACTTCGCCACGCTGTACCTGGACTTCATCGCCGACGAGCTGTGCGTGGAACTCAAGGCACTGAAGCTTTACCTGTGGTCGTTCCGTGACGAGGGTGCCTTTCACGAAGATGTGACCAACCGCATTGCCGATGATCTGGTTGCCGCCATCAACCCGCGCTATCTGCGCCTAAAGGCCGAGTTCTACGTGCGCGGCGGCATCTACACCACGGTGGTTGCGGAACACCGCAAAGCCGGTTGGACGCCAGCACCGCGGGTCGATCTGCCGGCCTGA
- a CDS encoding HAD-IA family hydrolase: protein MRLKALLFDVDGTLSDTEQQGHLPAYNAAFSEIGLSWHWSPELYRKELLLLPGGRERIRHYLIKHKPRVDAFVDELHKDQMHWVNLVHEAKSRWFRRRLEEGKVTLRPGVARLIALARAEGLRLAVVTNASERSLQPFLHYALGPELLEQFDFIVSGEQVARKKPSPDLYLRAVELLGLKPEECLAIEDSGMGLCAAAAAGVRTLITANQDTLEHDFAAAQAVVSDLGEPDAPWQVLKGDQVLNGYQFATPQVLQNLVDAA, encoded by the coding sequence ATGCGTTTGAAAGCGTTGCTGTTCGATGTCGATGGCACGCTGTCCGATACCGAGCAACAGGGCCATCTGCCCGCCTACAATGCCGCGTTCAGCGAAATTGGCCTGAGCTGGCACTGGTCTCCCGAGCTTTACCGCAAAGAGCTGCTGCTGTTGCCTGGTGGGCGTGAGCGCATCCGGCATTATCTGATCAAGCACAAGCCGCGGGTTGACGCGTTTGTTGATGAGCTGCACAAGGACCAGATGCACTGGGTCAATCTGGTGCATGAAGCCAAATCGCGCTGGTTCCGGCGGCGTCTGGAAGAGGGCAAGGTCACCCTGCGGCCGGGCGTGGCCCGACTGATTGCGTTGGCCCGGGCCGAAGGCTTGCGTCTGGCTGTGGTCACCAACGCCAGCGAGCGCAGTTTGCAGCCATTCTTGCACTATGCCCTGGGGCCGGAACTGCTTGAGCAGTTTGACTTCATCGTCAGTGGTGAGCAGGTCGCACGCAAGAAACCGTCACCGGATTTGTATTTGCGCGCGGTGGAGCTGCTCGGTCTCAAGCCTGAGGAATGCCTGGCGATCGAAGATTCCGGCATGGGCCTATGCGCAGCGGCCGCGGCCGGTGTGCGCACCTTGATCACGGCCAACCAGGACACCCTTGAGCATGATTTCGCTGCCGCTCAGGCGGTGGTGTCGGATTTGGGTGAGCCGGACGCCCCCTGGCAGGTGCTCAAGGGGGACCAGGTGCTCAATGGATACCAGTTCGCGACCCCACAGGTTCTGCAGAATCTGGTTGACGCGGCCTGA
- the dksA gene encoding RNA polymerase-binding protein DksA — MAGSVDNKASSSSSYTDFTPYELKDGEEYMNDAQVEHFRSILLNWKRSLMEEVDRTVHHMQDEAANFPDPTDRATQESEFSLELRTRDRERKLIRKIDSSLRRIDDHDFGFCESCGADIGIRRLEARPTAEMCVDCKSLEEIRERQLGR, encoded by the coding sequence ATGGCAGGATCAGTGGACAATAAAGCCTCCTCCAGCTCGAGCTACACCGACTTCACACCTTATGAGTTGAAGGACGGTGAGGAATACATGAATGATGCTCAGGTTGAGCATTTTCGGAGCATCCTCCTGAACTGGAAACGTTCGCTGATGGAAGAAGTTGATCGCACCGTGCATCACATGCAGGACGAAGCGGCCAACTTCCCGGACCCGACCGACCGTGCCACCCAGGAATCCGAGTTCAGCCTGGAATTGCGCACACGCGATCGCGAACGCAAGTTGATCCGCAAGATCGACAGCTCGCTGCGGCGCATTGACGACCACGATTTCGGCTTCTGCGAATCCTGCGGCGCCGATATCGGTATTCGTCGCCTCGAAGCACGCCCCACTGCCGAAATGTGTGTCGACTGCAAGAGCCTGGAAGAAATCCGCGAGCGCCAGCTCGGTCGCTGA